A region of Bradyrhizobium sp. SZCCHNS1050 DNA encodes the following proteins:
- a CDS encoding outer membrane protein has protein sequence MAWSRQQQTWSQVANAAAAPVQPVQQPVGNANNPPVVANPAPNPPPPNNPGGNNGGWKPPHKPPQKPPICERGDKGWWQPGKPYGDKDHDWPKVGSKGGDNKSSWPSAPSKNKDNNYNDVKYGGGWFDKHHDDDHDKSSGWSQLHSNGYSDRSAWLHRDRQDDHDKPASGWGGKKDDGYDKPLGFGWSKQPLKSERDSYAWLKPDQRDDDKHGGYGWGGKPRDNDDGKGGYGDKQPDKDHWQQQGGNYHHGGWPYHPDKPWPPKNPPPNNGGGQPNPPPQGNNGNPPPQNQPPVAGGGNVAPLPVAAVQIPTAISSNGSDVIGGLQLGCDYQMDRFVVGIQAMADIGIINASSPLGPALTMNTRTSNLYTATVRAGYLVTPEILAYVRGGAAWTRTNVSVVNTATGQSASVAFNRSGWTVGAGVEWMFARNWSAFAEYDYADFGTVTGTLPGAAAITGGPNVVSQKTQLHTAMVGVNYRFEMLSRGGR, from the coding sequence ATGGCCTGGTCACGCCAGCAGCAGACGTGGAGCCAGGTCGCCAATGCCGCCGCCGCGCCCGTTCAGCCCGTGCAGCAACCGGTCGGCAACGCGAACAACCCGCCTGTGGTTGCAAACCCTGCGCCGAACCCGCCGCCGCCGAACAACCCCGGCGGGAATAACGGCGGGTGGAAGCCGCCGCATAAGCCGCCGCAAAAGCCCCCGATCTGTGAGCGCGGCGACAAGGGCTGGTGGCAGCCCGGCAAGCCGTATGGCGACAAGGATCACGACTGGCCAAAGGTTGGATCGAAAGGCGGCGACAACAAGTCGTCCTGGCCGTCGGCGCCATCCAAGAACAAGGACAACAACTACAACGACGTCAAATATGGTGGCGGCTGGTTCGACAAGCATCACGACGACGACCATGACAAGTCGAGCGGCTGGTCGCAGCTGCATTCAAACGGCTACTCCGACAGATCGGCTTGGCTGCACCGTGATCGGCAGGACGATCACGACAAGCCGGCTTCCGGATGGGGTGGGAAGAAGGACGACGGATACGACAAGCCACTCGGTTTCGGCTGGTCGAAGCAGCCGCTGAAGAGCGAGCGTGACAGCTACGCCTGGCTGAAGCCGGATCAACGCGACGACGACAAGCATGGCGGCTATGGCTGGGGCGGCAAGCCGCGCGACAATGATGACGGCAAGGGCGGCTATGGCGACAAGCAGCCCGACAAGGATCATTGGCAGCAGCAGGGCGGCAACTACCATCATGGCGGATGGCCGTATCATCCGGACAAGCCCTGGCCGCCGAAGAATCCGCCGCCGAACAATGGCGGCGGCCAGCCGAACCCGCCGCCGCAGGGCAACAATGGCAACCCGCCGCCGCAGAACCAGCCGCCGGTGGCAGGCGGCGGCAACGTGGCGCCGCTGCCCGTCGCTGCCGTGCAGATTCCGACCGCCATCTCGAGCAATGGCAGCGACGTCATCGGCGGCCTGCAGCTCGGCTGCGATTATCAGATGGACCGCTTCGTCGTCGGCATCCAGGCCATGGCCGATATCGGCATCATCAACGCGTCGAGCCCGCTCGGGCCGGCGCTGACGATGAACACGCGGACGAGCAACCTCTACACCGCCACGGTGCGTGCCGGCTATCTCGTGACACCTGAGATCCTGGCCTACGTGCGCGGTGGTGCGGCGTGGACACGGACCAACGTTTCGGTCGTCAACACCGCCACCGGGCAGTCGGCGAGCGTGGCGTTCAACCGCAGCGGATGGACGGTCGGCGCCGGCGTCGAGTGGATGTTCGCCCGCAACTGGTCGGCCTTCGCGGAATATGATTACGCCGATTTCGGCACCGTGACCGGCACGCTGCCGGGCGCCGCCGCGATCACCGGAGGGCCGAACGTCGTCAGCCAGAAGACCCAGCTCCACACGGCGATGGTCGGTGTCAACTACCGCTTCGAGATGCTGTCGCGCGGCGGCCGCTGA
- a CDS encoding methyl-accepting chemotaxis protein: MRLSFAAIRSIQTKIALIAGFCLALTCVILIGYGLFSTQSMNQYVNHEVMQLVDRQTKESLMNRASTEANVIKAELEVGFDAARTLAQSFAVLADAKNGTATSARRAQLNAVLRHVLELNPAFNGTYSAWEPDGLDGNDAAFKANKEMGSDHTGRFLPYWTRSAGGAIAVQPLVEYDSSERHQNGLVKGAWYINPSTTGRENILGPLPYIVQGKPVFLATMSVPVMIDGKFRGLAGADYNLDFVQKLAVKINTSLFDGKGKVVILNDTGLVVADSADQNVIGKSAAEADSRWADSAAIVRTGKGTVLDEPNNPNVDIYAPITFGLTDTPWSVVISVPRDVVLASARQLDASLSGRSTNNTLWQLGVGTVITALAIFLIWVAARGIARPIQDCAVFADGIAKGDFNQTLTIEQADEVGALATSLKAMQGDLKQSIAQRAEDQAAADAQRRHAMSQMADQFEASVGGIVETVSAASSTLETSAGSLSATAERAQTLATTVAVASEQASTNVQSVASATEEMASSVTEISRQVQQSARMANEAVTQARSTTGRVGELSKAAARIGDVVELINSIAGQTNLLALNATIEAARAGDAGRGFAVVATEVKALAEQTAKATGDIGQQIAGIQTATQESVGAIREISETIERLSEISATIAAAVEQQGAATQEISRNVQQAAQGTQQVSSNITDVQRGASSTGTASSEVLSAAKLLSRDSGRLRDEVGKFLSSVRAS, translated from the coding sequence ATGCGCCTATCCTTTGCGGCAATACGCTCCATCCAGACCAAGATCGCCTTGATCGCCGGCTTCTGCCTGGCGCTCACCTGCGTCATCCTGATCGGCTATGGTCTGTTCTCGACGCAGAGCATGAACCAGTACGTCAACCACGAGGTGATGCAGCTCGTCGATCGCCAGACCAAGGAGAGCCTGATGAACCGGGCCTCCACCGAGGCCAACGTCATCAAGGCCGAGCTGGAGGTCGGGTTCGACGCCGCGCGCACGCTGGCGCAGTCCTTTGCGGTGTTGGCTGACGCCAAGAACGGGACCGCCACGAGCGCCCGCCGCGCGCAGCTCAACGCCGTGCTGCGGCACGTGCTGGAGCTCAATCCCGCCTTCAACGGCACCTATTCGGCCTGGGAGCCCGACGGGCTGGACGGCAACGATGCGGCCTTCAAGGCCAACAAGGAAATGGGCTCCGACCACACCGGCCGCTTCCTCCCCTATTGGACGCGAAGCGCCGGCGGCGCAATCGCCGTGCAGCCGCTGGTCGAATACGACAGCAGCGAGCGCCATCAGAATGGCCTCGTGAAGGGCGCCTGGTACATCAACCCGAGCACCACCGGGAGGGAGAACATCCTAGGACCGCTGCCCTACATCGTCCAGGGCAAGCCGGTGTTCCTGGCCACGATGTCCGTTCCCGTCATGATTGACGGCAAATTCCGCGGTCTCGCCGGCGCCGACTACAATCTCGACTTCGTGCAGAAGCTGGCGGTCAAGATCAACACCTCGCTGTTCGACGGCAAGGGCAAGGTCGTGATCCTCAACGACACCGGCCTCGTCGTCGCCGACAGCGCCGACCAGAACGTCATCGGCAAATCCGCCGCCGAGGCCGACTCGCGCTGGGCCGACAGCGCCGCCATCGTTCGCACCGGCAAGGGCACCGTTCTCGACGAGCCCAACAATCCCAACGTCGACATCTACGCCCCGATCACATTCGGTCTCACCGACACGCCCTGGTCGGTCGTGATCTCCGTCCCGCGCGACGTCGTTCTCGCCTCCGCACGGCAGCTCGACGCCTCGCTCAGCGGCCGCTCGACCAACAACACGCTGTGGCAGCTCGGGGTCGGAACGGTGATCACGGCGCTTGCGATCTTCCTCATCTGGGTGGCGGCACGGGGCATTGCCCGTCCGATCCAGGATTGCGCCGTGTTTGCCGATGGCATCGCCAAAGGCGACTTCAACCAGACCCTCACCATCGAGCAGGCGGACGAGGTCGGAGCCCTCGCCACCTCCCTGAAAGCCATGCAGGGCGACCTGAAGCAGAGCATCGCGCAGCGCGCCGAGGACCAGGCCGCCGCCGACGCCCAGCGTCGCCACGCGATGAGCCAGATGGCGGATCAGTTCGAGGCGTCCGTCGGCGGCATCGTCGAAACCGTGTCGGCTGCCTCGAGCACGCTGGAGACGTCGGCCGGCTCGTTGAGCGCCACCGCGGAGCGGGCGCAGACGCTGGCTACGACGGTCGCCGTGGCATCGGAGCAGGCGTCCACCAACGTGCAGTCGGTGGCGTCCGCGACCGAGGAGATGGCCTCCTCGGTGACCGAGATCAGCCGCCAGGTGCAGCAGTCCGCGCGCATGGCCAACGAGGCCGTCACGCAGGCACGCTCCACCACGGGGCGGGTCGGCGAGCTGTCGAAGGCGGCCGCGCGGATCGGCGACGTCGTCGAGCTCATCAACAGCATCGCCGGCCAGACCAACCTGCTCGCCCTCAACGCCACCATCGAGGCGGCACGGGCGGGCGACGCCGGACGCGGCTTTGCCGTGGTCGCCACCGAGGTCAAGGCGCTTGCCGAGCAGACCGCGAAGGCGACCGGCGACATCGGCCAGCAGATCGCGGGCATCCAGACCGCCACCCAGGAGTCCGTCGGCGCGATCCGCGAGATCAGCGAGACCATCGAACGTCTGTCGGAGATCTCGGCCACCATCGCCGCCGCAGTCGAGCAACAGGGCGCGGCGACGCAGGAGATCTCGCGCAACGTCCAGCAGGCGGCCCAGGGCACGCAGCAGGTCTCCTCGAACATCACGGATGTGCAGCGCGGCGCAAGCAGCACCGGGACCGCGTCCTCCGAGGTGCTGTCGGCCGCAAAGCTGCTGTCGCGTGACAGTGGCCGCCTGAGGGACGAGGTCGGCAAGTTCCTGAGCTCGGTCCGCGCGAGCTGA
- a CDS encoding helix-turn-helix domain-containing protein — protein sequence MGRSPGNAHSDRVLEALAKGDAKADADSRADRGAPAVSALAASWRRSGHLHALDPATPKLPARLTAAEIADARARLGRLLAIAQASLDRLFLAVGGVGCSVLLADADGTVLERRGARGDDATFESWGLWTGAVWSERHEGTNAIGTCLVEKRPLTIDRDQHYLSRNARLFCTTAPIFDEHGQLKAALDVSSCRADLTEGFSRLIATTVADAARLIEAENFRQAFPHARIVLTPDSEREINSLLAVDRNDLVIGATRAARRALNLSSSALARPVPAGDLIKDATTEGDDIDAAERAVLKRALARAGGNVSKAAKELDMSRATLHRKMKRLGLER from the coding sequence ATGGGGCGTTCGCCCGGGAATGCCCATTCGGATCGCGTCCTGGAGGCCTTGGCCAAGGGGGATGCGAAGGCTGACGCAGACAGCAGAGCCGACAGAGGCGCGCCGGCGGTCTCGGCGCTCGCGGCATCATGGCGCCGCTCCGGCCATCTCCATGCGCTCGATCCCGCCACGCCGAAGCTGCCGGCTCGCCTGACTGCCGCCGAAATCGCGGACGCGCGCGCGCGGCTCGGGCGGCTGCTCGCGATCGCGCAGGCGAGCCTCGACCGGCTGTTCCTGGCGGTTGGGGGCGTCGGCTGCTCGGTGCTGCTCGCCGATGCCGACGGCACCGTGCTCGAGCGCCGCGGCGCCCGCGGGGACGACGCCACCTTCGAATCCTGGGGCCTGTGGACCGGCGCGGTGTGGAGCGAGCGGCACGAGGGCACCAACGCCATCGGCACCTGCCTGGTCGAGAAGCGGCCGCTGACCATCGACCGCGATCAGCACTACCTGTCGCGCAACGCGCGCCTGTTCTGCACCACCGCGCCGATTTTCGACGAGCACGGTCAGCTCAAGGCCGCGCTCGACGTCTCCTCCTGTCGTGCCGATCTCACCGAAGGCTTCAGCCGGCTGATCGCGACCACCGTCGCGGATGCCGCGCGCCTGATCGAGGCGGAGAATTTCCGCCAGGCCTTTCCGCACGCCCGCATCGTGCTCACGCCGGACAGCGAGCGCGAGATCAACTCGCTGCTGGCAGTCGATCGCAACGACCTCGTCATCGGTGCCACACGGGCGGCGCGCCGTGCGCTCAACCTTTCTTCGTCCGCGCTGGCGCGCCCGGTGCCAGCCGGCGACCTGATCAAGGACGCAACCACCGAGGGCGACGACATCGACGCCGCCGAGCGTGCTGTTCTGAAGCGCGCGCTGGCGCGCGCCGGCGGCAACGTCTCGAAGGCGGCGAAGGAGCTCGACATGTCGCGCGCCACCCTGCACCGGAAGATGAAGCGGCTCGGGCTCGAGCGGTGA
- the adh gene encoding aldehyde dehydrogenase: MTKVDVNAAFKPPFAARYDNFIGGAWKAPNAGKYFDNISPITGQPVCQIARSDASDIEAALDAAHAAKDGWARASVTERAMVLNRIADRMEANLDKLALAETWDNGKPIRETTAADIPLAIDHFRYFAGVIRAQEGSIAEIDHDTIAYHFHEPLGVVGQIIPWNFPILMAAWKLAPALAAGNCVVLKPAEQTPASILVLMEIVGDLLPPGVLNVVNGFGLEAGKPLASSNRIAKIAFTGETSTGRLIMQYASQNLIPVTLELGGKSPNIFFKDVCAEDDDFLDKAIEGFVMFALNQGEVCTCPSRALIHESIYERFMERALKRVGAIVQGSPLDPATMIGAQASSEQLTKILSYIDIGKNEGAQLLIGGERNMLGGDLAGGYYVKPTVFKGHNKMRVFQEEIFGPVVSVTTFKTEDEALAIANDTLYGLGAGVWSRDANTCYRFGRNIQAGRVWTNCYHAYPAHAAFGGYKQSGVGRETHKVMLDHYQQTKNMLVSYSPKKLGFF; the protein is encoded by the coding sequence ATGACCAAGGTTGACGTCAATGCGGCGTTCAAGCCGCCGTTCGCTGCGCGTTACGACAATTTCATCGGCGGCGCCTGGAAGGCCCCCAACGCCGGCAAATACTTCGACAACATCTCGCCGATCACCGGCCAGCCGGTGTGCCAGATCGCGCGCTCCGATGCCTCCGACATCGAGGCCGCGCTCGACGCCGCGCATGCCGCCAAGGACGGCTGGGCCCGCGCCAGCGTCACCGAGCGCGCGATGGTCCTCAACCGGATCGCCGACCGCATGGAGGCCAATCTCGACAAGCTCGCGCTCGCCGAGACCTGGGACAATGGCAAGCCGATCCGCGAGACGACCGCCGCCGACATCCCGCTCGCCATCGATCACTTCCGCTATTTCGCCGGCGTGATCCGCGCGCAGGAAGGCTCGATCGCCGAGATCGACCACGATACCATCGCCTATCACTTCCACGAGCCGCTCGGCGTCGTCGGCCAGATCATTCCGTGGAATTTCCCGATCCTGATGGCGGCCTGGAAGCTCGCGCCCGCGCTCGCCGCCGGCAACTGCGTCGTGCTCAAGCCGGCCGAGCAGACCCCGGCCTCGATCCTCGTGCTGATGGAGATCGTCGGCGATCTGCTGCCGCCGGGCGTGCTCAACGTCGTCAACGGGTTCGGCCTCGAAGCAGGCAAGCCGCTGGCGTCGTCGAACCGCATCGCCAAGATCGCCTTCACCGGCGAGACCTCGACGGGGCGGCTGATCATGCAATATGCGTCCCAGAACCTGATCCCGGTCACGCTCGAACTCGGCGGCAAGTCGCCCAACATCTTCTTCAAGGACGTCTGCGCCGAGGACGACGACTTCCTCGACAAGGCGATCGAGGGCTTCGTGATGTTCGCGCTCAACCAGGGCGAGGTCTGCACCTGCCCGAGCCGTGCGCTGATCCACGAGTCGATCTACGAGCGCTTCATGGAGCGCGCGCTGAAGCGCGTCGGCGCGATCGTGCAGGGCAGCCCGCTCGATCCCGCCACCATGATCGGCGCGCAGGCCTCCTCGGAGCAGCTCACCAAGATCCTGTCCTACATCGACATCGGCAAGAACGAGGGTGCGCAGCTCCTGATCGGTGGCGAGCGCAACATGCTCGGCGGCGATCTCGCCGGCGGCTATTACGTCAAGCCGACGGTGTTCAAGGGACACAACAAGATGCGCGTGTTCCAGGAGGAGATCTTCGGGCCGGTCGTCTCGGTCACGACCTTCAAGACCGAGGACGAGGCGCTGGCGATCGCCAACGACACGCTCTACGGCCTGGGGGCCGGCGTGTGGAGCCGCGACGCCAACACATGCTACCGCTTCGGCCGCAACATCCAGGCGGGGCGCGTCTGGACCAACTGCTATCACGCCTATCCGGCGCATGCGGCGTTCGGCGGTTACAAGCAGTCCGGCGTCGGACGCGAGACCCACAAGGTGATGCTCGACCACTACCAGCAGACCAAGAACATGCTGGTCAGCTACAGCCCGAAGAAGCTCGGCTTCTTCTGA
- a CDS encoding PAS domain-containing protein: protein MAHVVKPTGIEHMLGEEDLIVSKTDRKGRITYANDVFVRMARYSYDELLGAPHSLIRHPEMPRCVFKLLWDTLEAKREIFAYVVNLAKDGSHYWVLAHVTPTLDDQGNIIGYHSNRRRPDRAPIERLKSIYKALCDEEARHANAKDGLRASFDMMVAVIKQQGVEYDEFVLSL from the coding sequence ATGGCCCACGTTGTGAAGCCGACGGGAATCGAGCACATGCTCGGCGAAGAAGACCTGATCGTCTCGAAGACCGACCGCAAGGGACGCATCACCTACGCCAACGACGTCTTCGTTCGCATGGCCAGGTATAGCTATGACGAGCTCCTGGGAGCGCCTCACAGCCTGATCCGCCATCCCGAGATGCCGCGCTGCGTCTTCAAGCTGCTGTGGGACACGCTGGAGGCCAAGCGCGAGATCTTCGCCTATGTCGTCAACCTGGCCAAGGACGGCAGCCATTATTGGGTGCTCGCCCATGTGACGCCGACGCTGGACGACCAGGGCAATATCATCGGCTACCATTCCAACCGCCGCAGACCCGATCGTGCGCCGATCGAGCGGCTCAAGTCCATCTACAAGGCGCTGTGCGACGAAGAGGCGCGCCACGCCAATGCCAAGGACGGCCTGCGCGCAAGCTTTGACATGATGGTCGCGGTGATCAAACAACAAGGCGTTGAATATGATGAGTTCGTGCTCTCTCTCTAA
- a CDS encoding methyl-accepting chemotaxis protein: MSSCSLSKAQIAIAAAALLALGALAWLVVAGATPPAAGGALLIAVALLLGLALWQLRLAAAVVAEAAMVCHSAAKGNLEPRVLSRRQHGDIGLLQKSINDMLDITDAFVREASASMDYASRGKHFRKIMARGLPGAFRRSAAIINQGTDSLGRRVVDIAGLARQFGTQLDQIVVSLVGAAEDLESDAGHVATAATETSRQTEDVIAASGRASSNVQTAAGAADQLASSIAEIGRQVSRSTESAGRAVSEANRAGGEIRELADAAVRIGDVVKLISEIAEQTNLLALNASIEAARAGDAGRGFSVVAAEVKSLADQTAKATEEISAKVNEMQHSTSTSVASVEAIARTIAEIDEIASAISAAVDQQAAATRDIAHNVQEASSGTARVASNVGAISSAAADTGRIAARVNNASERVHGEVETLRREVDQFMKRLMATG; encoded by the coding sequence ATGAGTTCGTGCTCTCTCTCTAAGGCGCAGATCGCGATCGCGGCCGCTGCGCTGCTGGCGCTTGGCGCGCTGGCCTGGCTCGTCGTCGCCGGCGCGACCCCGCCCGCGGCAGGCGGAGCGCTGCTCATCGCGGTCGCGCTGCTGCTCGGCCTTGCCCTGTGGCAGCTGCGCTTGGCGGCCGCCGTGGTCGCGGAGGCGGCCATGGTGTGTCACAGCGCGGCCAAAGGCAACCTTGAGCCGCGGGTGCTGAGCCGGCGCCAGCACGGCGACATCGGTTTGTTGCAGAAATCGATCAACGACATGCTCGACATCACCGACGCCTTCGTGCGCGAAGCGTCGGCCTCGATGGACTATGCCAGCCGCGGCAAGCATTTCCGCAAGATCATGGCGCGAGGCCTGCCTGGCGCATTCCGCCGGTCCGCGGCGATCATCAACCAGGGCACCGACAGCCTCGGCCGCCGGGTGGTCGACATTGCGGGTCTGGCCCGGCAGTTCGGCACCCAACTCGATCAGATCGTCGTCAGCCTCGTCGGTGCGGCGGAGGATCTCGAGTCCGATGCCGGCCACGTCGCGACGGCCGCGACGGAAACCAGCCGCCAGACCGAGGATGTGATCGCCGCCTCGGGGCGCGCGTCGTCCAATGTTCAGACGGCGGCGGGCGCGGCCGATCAGCTCGCGTCCTCGATCGCCGAAATTGGCCGGCAGGTTTCACGCTCCACCGAAAGCGCCGGGCGTGCGGTCAGCGAGGCCAATCGTGCCGGCGGGGAGATCCGCGAACTGGCCGATGCCGCGGTCCGGATCGGCGACGTGGTCAAGCTGATCAGCGAGATCGCGGAACAGACCAATCTCCTGGCGCTCAACGCGTCGATCGAAGCGGCGCGGGCCGGCGACGCCGGGCGCGGTTTTTCCGTCGTTGCGGCCGAGGTCAAGAGTCTTGCCGATCAGACCGCCAAGGCGACCGAAGAGATCAGCGCCAAGGTCAACGAGATGCAGCACTCGACCTCCACGTCGGTCGCGTCGGTCGAGGCGATCGCGCGAACGATCGCCGAGATCGACGAGATCGCTTCCGCCATCTCGGCCGCGGTCGACCAGCAGGCGGCGGCGACGCGAGACATCGCGCACAACGTTCAGGAAGCCTCGTCCGGCACGGCACGGGTCGCGTCCAATGTCGGCGCGATCAGCAGCGCTGCCGCCGACACCGGCCGGATCGCGGCGCGGGTCAACAATGCCTCCGAGCGGGTCCATGGTGAGGTCGAGACGCTGCGTCGCGAGGTCGACCAGTTCATGAAGCGGCTGATGGCAACGGGATAG
- a CDS encoding Rieske 2Fe-2S domain-containing protein: MAFTAVCPTSAMTEGGMGLYQVGKKSVLLLWPRGGELKAYRGRCPHADVPLAEATFDGRTITCPHHQWGFDATHGKCVTHLVRNALHAYPLQVEGDEIQVDVGPVKPARAAS; encoded by the coding sequence ATGGCTTTCACCGCAGTCTGTCCGACAAGCGCCATGACCGAAGGCGGCATGGGCCTGTACCAGGTCGGCAAGAAGAGCGTGCTGCTGCTCTGGCCCCGTGGCGGCGAGCTGAAGGCCTATCGCGGCCGCTGCCCGCATGCCGACGTGCCGCTGGCGGAAGCGACCTTCGACGGCCGGACGATCACCTGCCCGCATCATCAATGGGGCTTCGACGCCACCCACGGCAAGTGCGTCACCCACCTCGTCCGCAATGCGTTGCACGCCTACCCGCTGCAGGTCGAGGGCGATGAGATCCAGGTGGATGTCGGGCCGGTGAAGCCGGCACGCGCCGCGAGCTGA
- a CDS encoding ABC transporter substrate-binding protein, which produces MVKSMLSAGAALALVMSSAPSSAKELKSIGVSLGSLGNPFFVALSKGAEFEAKKTNPNVKITAVGFEYDLGKQVTQIDNFIAAGVDMILLNPGDPKAIGPAIKKAQAAGILVVAVDTAAEGADATVTTNNVQAGEISCQYIVDKLGGKGDVIIENGPQVSAVIDRVNGCKSVFAKAPGIKVLSSDQDGKGSREGGLTVTQGYLTRFPKIDAIFAINDPQAIGTDLAARQQQRTGIIITAVDGAPDIEAALKDPASQQIQASASQDPFFMARRAVQIGVGLLNGQKPASTVELLPSKLITRDNVGEYKGWTSERKE; this is translated from the coding sequence ATGGTCAAGTCGATGTTATCAGCCGGTGCCGCGCTGGCGCTCGTGATGAGCTCCGCGCCGTCATCGGCCAAGGAGCTGAAATCGATCGGCGTGTCGCTGGGTTCACTCGGCAACCCGTTCTTCGTCGCGTTGTCGAAGGGCGCCGAGTTCGAGGCCAAGAAGACCAATCCCAACGTCAAGATCACCGCGGTCGGCTTCGAATATGATCTCGGCAAGCAGGTCACCCAGATCGACAATTTCATCGCCGCCGGCGTCGACATGATCCTGCTCAACCCGGGAGATCCCAAGGCGATCGGCCCGGCGATCAAGAAGGCGCAGGCGGCCGGCATCCTCGTCGTTGCGGTCGACACCGCGGCCGAGGGCGCCGATGCCACCGTGACGACCAACAACGTGCAGGCCGGCGAGATCTCGTGCCAGTACATCGTCGACAAACTCGGCGGCAAGGGTGACGTGATCATCGAGAACGGGCCGCAGGTGTCGGCGGTGATCGACCGCGTCAACGGCTGCAAGAGCGTGTTCGCCAAGGCCCCCGGCATCAAGGTTCTCTCCAGCGACCAGGACGGCAAGGGCTCGCGTGAGGGCGGCCTCACGGTGACGCAGGGCTATCTCACCCGCTTCCCGAAGATCGACGCCATCTTCGCCATCAACGATCCGCAGGCGATCGGCACCGATCTCGCTGCGCGTCAGCAGCAGCGCACCGGCATCATCATCACTGCGGTCGACGGCGCCCCCGACATCGAGGCGGCGCTGAAGGATCCGGCCTCGCAGCAGATCCAAGCCTCGGCCTCGCAGGATCCGTTCTTCATGGCCCGCCGCGCCGTGCAGATCGGCGTCGGCCTGCTCAATGGCCAGAAACCGGCCTCGACGGTCGAGCTGCTGCCCTCCAAGCTGATCACGCGCGACAATGTCGGCGAGTACAAGGGTTGGACCTCGGAGCGGAAGGAATAG
- a CDS encoding ABC transporter permease subunit, which produces MPDNSSSQAKTAPSSGLPSASDNKQQRLRLMIRAAGMLPVLLILCVGFHMLSDGRFFSGQNLGIVLQQAAVNTVLAAGMTFVILTGGIDLSVGSILAAAAMAGLTLSKMPDLGALWLPAAVLTGLAFGVVNGALIALLRLPPFIVTLGSLTAVRGLARLMGGDTTVFNPSIPYAFIGNASLTIIPGVVSIPWLSVIALLVILGSWLILRRTVLGVHIYAVGGNESAARLAGIKVWAVLIFVYGMSGLLAGLGGGMQAARLYAANGLQLGQSYELDAITAVILGGTSFVGGIGSIWGTLVGALIIAVLSNGLILVGVSDIWQYVIKGLVIIGAVALDRYRLQGSART; this is translated from the coding sequence ATGCCTGACAACAGTTCGTCGCAAGCCAAGACCGCGCCTTCATCCGGCCTGCCGTCCGCATCGGACAACAAGCAGCAGCGGCTACGGCTGATGATCCGCGCCGCCGGCATGCTGCCGGTGCTGCTGATCCTCTGCGTCGGCTTCCACATGCTGTCCGACGGACGCTTCTTCTCCGGACAGAATCTCGGCATCGTGCTGCAGCAGGCCGCCGTGAATACCGTGCTCGCCGCCGGCATGACCTTCGTCATCCTGACCGGCGGCATCGATTTGTCGGTCGGCTCGATCCTCGCCGCGGCTGCCATGGCCGGCCTGACACTGTCGAAGATGCCCGATCTCGGCGCACTGTGGCTGCCGGCCGCGGTGCTGACGGGCCTTGCCTTCGGCGTCGTCAATGGCGCGCTGATCGCGCTATTGCGGCTGCCGCCGTTCATCGTGACACTCGGGTCGCTCACGGCGGTGCGCGGTCTCGCCCGCCTGATGGGTGGCGACACCACCGTGTTCAACCCATCGATTCCCTACGCCTTCATCGGCAACGCCTCGCTGACGATCATTCCCGGCGTCGTCTCGATCCCCTGGCTGTCGGTGATCGCGCTGCTGGTGATCCTGGGCTCCTGGCTGATCCTGCGCCGGACCGTGCTCGGCGTGCACATCTATGCCGTCGGCGGCAATGAGAGCGCCGCGCGGCTCGCCGGCATCAAGGTCTGGGCGGTGCTGATCTTCGTCTACGGCATGTCCGGCCTGCTCGCCGGCCTCGGCGGCGGCATGCAGGCGGCGCGGCTCTATGCGGCGAACGGTCTGCAGCTCGGCCAGTCCTACGAGCTCGACGCGATCACCGCCGTCATTCTCGGCGGCACGTCGTTCGTCGGCGGCATCGGCTCGATCTGGGGCACGCTGGTCGGCGCGCTCATCATCGCGGTGTTGTCGAACGGGCTCATCTTGGTCGGCGTGTCCGACATCTGGCAATACGTCATCAAGGGCCTCGTGATCATCGGCGCCGTCGCGCTCGACCGCTACCGGCTGCAGGGCTCGGCCCGCACCTGA